One window from the genome of Castellaniella sp. MT123 encodes:
- a CDS encoding ABC transporter substrate-binding protein has translation MKTKRLLLCMALSAALPQFAGAAEPLRIGVLNDQSGLYSDFGGVTSVTAAKMAVQDFGGQVLGRKIEVLSADHQNKTDVGTSIARKWFDVDHVEMIGDLTNSAVALAVQGLAQEKGKITIASGPFSAALTGKACSPTGFHWAFDTYASSVGTATGLVKEGAKTWFILGADYAYGKQLAADLTKVVDKNGGKVVGEVFHPVGTSDFASFLLQAQSSKAQAVALANAGADTSNSIKQAAEFGLTKGGQKLVALGIVISDVHALGLEKAQGLVATTPFYWNRDDASRKFSARFMKLTNREPGMVQASVYSSTLHYLQAVKAAGTTDGKAVAEKMRELPVNDFFAHNGVVRKDGWMAHDMYLVEVKTPKESKGPWDYYKILRTLPASLVSVPLSESTCPLVKKG, from the coding sequence ATGAAGACGAAGCGGTTGTTGCTGTGCATGGCGCTTTCCGCCGCGTTGCCCCAGTTCGCGGGCGCGGCCGAACCCCTGCGGATCGGGGTCCTCAACGATCAATCAGGCCTCTACTCGGATTTTGGCGGGGTGACGTCGGTCACGGCAGCGAAGATGGCGGTCCAGGATTTTGGCGGTCAGGTGTTGGGCCGCAAGATCGAGGTCCTGTCGGCCGACCACCAGAACAAGACGGACGTGGGGACTTCGATCGCACGTAAATGGTTCGACGTGGACCACGTCGAGATGATCGGCGACCTGACCAATTCGGCGGTGGCGCTGGCCGTTCAAGGCCTGGCCCAGGAAAAGGGCAAGATCACCATCGCGTCCGGGCCGTTCTCGGCGGCCCTGACGGGCAAGGCGTGTTCCCCCACCGGATTCCATTGGGCCTTCGACACCTATGCCTCGTCGGTCGGCACCGCCACCGGCCTGGTCAAGGAAGGCGCCAAGACCTGGTTCATCCTGGGCGCCGACTATGCCTACGGCAAGCAGTTGGCGGCCGACCTGACCAAGGTCGTCGACAAGAACGGCGGCAAGGTCGTCGGCGAGGTCTTCCACCCGGTAGGCACGTCCGATTTTGCGTCCTTCCTGCTGCAGGCCCAGTCCTCCAAGGCGCAGGCGGTGGCGCTGGCCAACGCGGGGGCCGATACCAGCAACAGCATCAAACAGGCGGCGGAATTCGGCCTGACCAAGGGCGGGCAGAAACTGGTTGCCCTGGGTATCGTGATCAGCGACGTGCACGCTCTCGGGCTGGAAAAGGCCCAAGGCCTGGTGGCGACCACACCGTTCTACTGGAATCGCGACGATGCCAGCCGGAAATTCTCCGCGCGCTTCATGAAGCTGACCAATCGCGAGCCCGGCATGGTCCAGGCCAGCGTGTATTCCTCGACGTTGCACTACCTGCAGGCGGTCAAGGCAGCCGGCACGACCGATGGCAAGGCGGTGGCGGAAAAAATGCGCGAGCTGCCCGTCAACGACTTCTTTGCGCACAACGGTGTAGTCCGCAAGGACGGTTGGATGGCCCACGACATGTATCTGGTCGAGGTCAAGACGCCCAAGGAGTCCAAGGGGCCATGGGATTATTACAAGATCCTGCGCACGTTGCCCGCCAGTCTGGTGTCCGTGCCGCTGTCCGAGAGCACCTGCCCGCTGGTCAAGAAGGGCTGA
- a CDS encoding ABC transporter ATP-binding protein: MMGAPETLLSVQGLSAQYGKVAALDPLDLTVGRGQIVTVIGANGAGKSTLLNALMGALPQRGHSHGKILFQGQAIQDWDIERRVGLGLTLVPERRELFASMSVHDNLLLGGFRLYRAGVRGWQDTLDEVYTLFPRLRERADQAAGTLSGGERQMLAVGRALMARPSLLMLDEPSLGLAPRVVREIFQTIAQLRNAGVSILLVEQNARAALHVADAGYVLETGAVVLQGEARMLAGHPRVIESYLGLAGTQKSH; the protein is encoded by the coding sequence ATGATGGGCGCTCCCGAGACACTGCTGTCCGTTCAAGGACTGTCCGCGCAATACGGCAAGGTCGCAGCCCTGGATCCGCTGGATCTGACGGTGGGCCGAGGCCAGATCGTCACCGTGATCGGCGCGAACGGGGCCGGCAAGTCCACCCTGCTCAATGCCCTGATGGGGGCCCTGCCGCAGCGCGGGCATAGCCACGGCAAGATCCTGTTCCAGGGACAGGCGATCCAGGACTGGGATATCGAGCGCCGGGTGGGGTTGGGCCTGACGCTGGTGCCGGAACGTCGGGAACTCTTTGCCAGCATGTCGGTGCACGACAACCTGCTGCTGGGTGGCTTCCGGCTGTATCGGGCGGGCGTGCGTGGCTGGCAGGATACGCTGGACGAGGTCTACACCCTGTTCCCCCGTTTGCGCGAAAGGGCGGACCAGGCGGCCGGCACCCTGTCGGGCGGGGAACGCCAGATGCTGGCTGTGGGGCGTGCCCTGATGGCGCGGCCGTCGCTGCTCATGCTGGATGAACCCAGCCTGGGCCTGGCACCCCGGGTCGTCCGGGAAATCTTCCAGACCATTGCTCAGTTGCGCAACGCCGGCGTGTCGATCCTGCTGGTCGAACAGAACGCCCGCGCCGCCCTGCACGTGGCCGATGCCGGCTACGTGCTGGAAACCGGAGCAGTCGTCCTGCAAGGCGAAGCGCGGATGCTCGCCGGCCACCCCCGAGTCATCGAAAGCTATTTAGGGCTTGCGGGGACACAGAAGAGTCATTGA
- a CDS encoding branched-chain amino acid ABC transporter ATP-binding protein/permease: protein MTRTRLIQTLGLVALALLPWIPGVPPFWITQMNYIGLYGLVVLGLVLLTGVGGLTSFGQSAFVGLGAYTTAWLTTAIGVSPWLGLLAGLLLTCLVAYALGAITLRLSGHYLPLCTLAWCLALYYLYGNLDFLGRYDGIAGIPPLYLGSWSLSASESMYVLIWLVLLLALWATRNLLDSRAGRAIRALRSGSMAESFGVDLAHYKVVIFVYAALLGSVSGWLYAHMQRAVSPSPFGLGYGIEYLFMAVVGGSGSVWGAVAGAATILIIKDQLQNVLPKLVGTGVNLELLAFGVLMILVLQFARGGLWPVLARIGRWLGLGGEPARRAAAWYADAADLPRRRPPQAGETVLEVDRVRKEFGGLVAVNDISFRLRAGEIMGLIGPNGAGKSTTFNLISGVLPLSGGQVRFMGDRIDGRPAHDIARRGLVRSFQHVQLLPDMSVLDNVALGAHLRSRAGVAAAALRLDRVSEASLLKEAARQLERVGLGDVMEQPAGSLPLGRQRIVEIARALCGDPILLLLDEPAAGLRYQEKQALAAVLDQLRHDGMSLLLVEHDMDFVMKLTDHLLVMDFGTQLAEGIPADIRTNPAVVEAYLGGQDDDWEIVPAAGHRVNA from the coding sequence GTGACGCGGACTCGTCTGATCCAGACCCTGGGCCTGGTCGCGCTGGCGCTGTTGCCGTGGATTCCAGGGGTGCCGCCGTTCTGGATCACGCAGATGAACTACATCGGGCTCTATGGCCTGGTGGTGCTGGGGCTGGTCCTGCTGACCGGCGTCGGGGGGCTGACGTCCTTCGGGCAATCGGCCTTCGTGGGGCTGGGGGCCTATACCACCGCCTGGCTGACGACCGCGATCGGGGTCTCGCCCTGGCTGGGGCTTCTGGCCGGCCTGCTGCTCACCTGCTTGGTCGCCTACGCGCTGGGCGCGATCACCTTGCGCCTGTCAGGCCATTATCTGCCCTTGTGCACGCTGGCCTGGTGCCTGGCGCTGTATTACCTGTATGGCAATCTGGATTTTCTGGGGCGCTACGACGGCATCGCCGGCATCCCGCCGCTGTATCTTGGCAGCTGGTCCCTGAGCGCCAGCGAATCCATGTACGTGTTGATCTGGCTGGTCCTGCTGCTGGCCCTGTGGGCGACGCGCAACCTGCTCGATTCGCGGGCCGGCCGCGCGATCCGGGCGCTGCGCAGCGGCTCCATGGCCGAATCCTTCGGGGTCGATCTGGCGCACTACAAGGTCGTCATCTTCGTCTATGCCGCTTTGCTGGGCAGCGTATCGGGCTGGTTGTACGCGCATATGCAGCGGGCCGTCAGCCCCAGCCCGTTCGGTCTGGGCTACGGCATCGAATACCTGTTCATGGCGGTGGTGGGCGGATCCGGCAGCGTGTGGGGTGCGGTCGCGGGTGCCGCCACCATCCTCATCATCAAAGATCAGCTGCAGAACGTACTGCCCAAGCTCGTCGGGACGGGCGTCAATCTGGAACTGCTGGCCTTCGGCGTGCTGATGATCCTGGTGCTGCAGTTTGCGCGCGGCGGGCTGTGGCCCGTCCTGGCACGCATCGGGCGGTGGCTGGGGCTGGGCGGGGAACCCGCCCGGCGCGCAGCGGCCTGGTACGCCGATGCGGCCGATCTGCCGCGGCGGCGCCCGCCCCAGGCGGGTGAGACCGTGCTCGAGGTCGATCGGGTCCGCAAGGAATTCGGCGGCCTGGTGGCGGTCAACGACATCAGTTTCCGCCTGCGCGCCGGCGAAATCATGGGGCTGATCGGCCCCAATGGCGCGGGCAAGAGCACGACCTTCAATCTGATCAGTGGCGTGCTGCCGCTCAGCGGCGGCCAGGTGCGCTTCATGGGAGACCGTATCGACGGCCGGCCAGCGCACGACATCGCTCGCCGGGGTCTGGTGCGCAGCTTCCAGCATGTGCAGCTATTGCCGGACATGAGCGTGCTGGACAATGTGGCCTTGGGGGCCCACCTGCGCAGCCGGGCCGGTGTGGCCGCCGCGGCGCTGCGGCTGGATCGCGTCAGCGAAGCCTCGTTGCTGAAGGAAGCCGCGCGCCAGCTCGAACGCGTCGGCCTGGGCGACGTCATGGAGCAGCCCGCGGGCAGCCTGCCGCTGGGCCGCCAGCGCATCGTGGAGATCGCGCGAGCGCTGTGCGGGGACCCGATCCTGCTGTTGCTCGATGAACCGGCCGCCGGCCTGCGCTATCAGGAAAAGCAGGCGCTGGCCGCGGTCCTGGATCAGTTGCGGCACGATGGCATGAGCCTGCTGTTGGTGGAACACGACATGGATTTCGTCATGAAGCTGACCGACCATCTGCTGGTCATGGATTTTGGCACGCAGCTGGCGGAAGGCATCCCGGCCGACATACGGACCAATCCGGCGGTGGTGGAGGCTTATCTGGGCGGTCAGGACGATGACTGGGAAATCGTGCCGGCCGCCGGCCACAGGGTGAATGCATGA